Proteins from one Candidatus Babeliales bacterium genomic window:
- the lpxB gene encoding lipid-A-disaccharide synthase yields the protein MKKIFIVAGELSGDKTGAWYVNRLSERDVYLEAVGGNYLQQAGAHLYERFEALNVVGIVEIVRHLRRLLSFLKKLANHIIEQNFDEVVLVDFPGFNLRLAQALKKRCPDVKITYLSPPQLWCWGAWRIKTIRQYCDRVIVLYPFEVAWYGARGVQAEWLGCPVYDRVQPYFENMRTKQPKVALIAGSRPSELATLFPVVADVAARLAQEFPELKFVIPQAESLDINEVRCALATSALRNYQYRVEIVSGAQSLAALSSCSLAISKPGTITLELALLNIPTVVLFKISWLSYWLGRMVVNIKNMALPNLLSTDVVCKEFIQQDCQPAVIAQYAAHLYKKSVRSNYAHPQHDQLFTALRAQLTPPQS from the coding sequence ATGAAAAAAATCTTTATAGTTGCTGGCGAACTTTCTGGCGATAAAACCGGTGCTTGGTATGTTAATCGCTTGAGCGAGCGTGACGTTTATCTGGAGGCCGTGGGTGGTAATTACTTGCAGCAGGCAGGCGCGCATTTGTATGAACGGTTTGAGGCCTTGAATGTGGTTGGCATTGTAGAAATAGTGCGGCACTTGCGCCGTCTTCTTTCGTTTCTAAAAAAATTGGCTAATCATATTATTGAACAAAATTTTGACGAAGTCGTGCTCGTTGATTTTCCTGGCTTTAATCTGCGGTTAGCACAAGCATTAAAAAAGCGCTGTCCTGATGTAAAAATTACCTACCTCTCGCCGCCGCAGTTGTGGTGCTGGGGCGCCTGGCGCATAAAAACAATTCGGCAGTATTGTGACCGTGTGATAGTACTGTATCCGTTTGAAGTGGCGTGGTACGGAGCGCGTGGCGTGCAGGCAGAATGGCTGGGTTGTCCGGTTTACGACCGCGTGCAGCCGTATTTTGAAAATATGCGCACCAAGCAGCCCAAAGTTGCCTTGATTGCTGGTTCGCGACCAAGTGAGTTGGCAACGTTATTTCCGGTGGTTGCCGATGTGGCCGCGCGCTTGGCGCAAGAGTTTCCTGAGCTCAAGTTTGTAATTCCGCAGGCAGAATCGCTTGATATCAACGAGGTGCGCTGTGCGCTTGCAACCTCAGCGCTCAGAAACTATCAGTATCGTGTTGAAATTGTTTCAGGGGCCCAAAGTTTGGCTGCATTGAGCTCATGCAGCTTGGCAATCAGCAAACCAGGGACTATCACGCTTGAGCTTGCGCTCTTAAATATTCCCACGGTTGTGCTCTTTAAAATTTCGTGGTTGAGCTACTGGCTGGGCCGCATGGTTGTTAACATTAAGAATATGGCGTTGCCAAATTTGTTGAGCACTGATGTAGTGTGCAAAGAGTTTATTCAGCAAGACTGCCAACCGGCGGTGATTGCGCAGTATGCAGCACATTTGTACAAAAAGTCAGTGCGCTCAAATTATGCGCATCCGCAGCACGATCAACTTTTTACTGCGTTGCGCGCACAGCTTACGCCACCACAAAGCTGA